A genomic window from Buteo buteo chromosome 13, bButBut1.hap1.1, whole genome shotgun sequence includes:
- the CSNK1D gene encoding casein kinase I isoform X1, giving the protein MELRVGNRYRLGRKIGSGSFGDIYLGTDIAAGEEVAIKLECVKTKHPQLHIESKIYKMMQGGVGIPTIKWCGAEGDYNVMVMELLGPSLEDLFNFCSRKFSLKTVLLLADQMISRIEYIHSKNFIHRDVKPDNFLMGLGKKGNLVYIIDFGLAKKYRDARTHQHIPYRENKNLTGTARYASINTHLGIEQSRRDDLESLGYVLMYFNLGSLPWQGLKAATKRQKYERISEKKMSTPIEVLCKGYPSEFATYLNFCRSLRFDDKPDYSYLRQLFRNLFHRQGFSYDYVFDWNMLKFGASRAAEDAERERREREERLRHTRNPAVRGLPSTASGRLRGTQDVAPPTPLTPTSHAANTSPRPVSGMERERKVSMRLHRGAPVNISSSDLTGRQDTSRMSTSQIPARVTTSVLQSAVHR; this is encoded by the exons GAACTGATATCGCTGCTGGAGAGGAGGTTGCAATTAAGTTGGAATGTGTGAAAACCAAACATCCTCAGCTCCACATCGAGAGCAAAATCTACAAAATGATGCAGGGTGGAG TGGGTATTCCCACAATTAAGTGGTGTGGAGCTGAAGGGGACTACAACGTAATGGTGATGGAGCTGTTGGGACCGAGTCTTGAAGATCTCTTCAATTTTTGTTCAAGGAAATTTAGTCTCAAGACAGTCCTATTACTTGCTGACCAAATG ATTAGTCGAATTGAATATATTCACTCTAAGAACTTCATCCACCGAGACGTGAAGCCAGATAACTTCTTAATGGgcctggggaagaaaggcaATCTTGTCTACATAATAGACTTTGGATTAGCAAAGAAGTATCGAGATGCTCGAACTCACCAACATATTCCATATcgtgaaaataaaaacttaacaGGAACTGCCCGTTATGCATCCATCAACACTCATCTCGGAATTG AGCAATCTCGCAGAGATGACTTGGAGTCCTTGGGCTATGTACTGATGTATTTTAACCTGGGCTCCCTCCCCTGGCAGGGACTGAAAGCAGCAACAAAGAGGCAGAAATACGAACGtatcagtgaaaagaaaatgtctacACCCATTGAGGTTTTATGTAAAGGATATCCTT CTGAATTTGCCACATACTTGAATTTCTGCCGTTCTTTGCGTTTTGATGACAAACCAGACTATTCCTATCTGAGGCAATTATTCAGAAACCTCTTCCACCGGCAAGGGTTCTCCTATGACTATGTGTTTGACTGGAACATGCTGAAATTT GGTGcaagcagagcagctgaagaTGCTGAACGTGAAAGAcgagaaagagaggaaagattGAGACATACACGAAATCCAGCTGTGCGTGGATTACCCTCCACTGCTTCTGGCAGGCTGAGAGGAACACAAGATGTAGCTCCTCCTACTCCTCTTACCCCAACTTCACATGCTG CCAACACCTCTCCTCGGCCAGTATCTGGTATGGAACGAGAAAGGAAAGTGAGTATGAGATTGCATCGCGGTGCCCCAGTCAATATCTCGTCGTCTGACTTAACAGGCCGGCAAGATACCTCTCGCATGTCAACTTCGCAG ATTCCTGCTCGGGTAACTACCAGTGTTCTCCAGTCTGCTGTGCACcgatga
- the CSNK1D gene encoding casein kinase I isoform X2 yields MELRVGNRYRLGRKIGSGSFGDIYLGTDIAAGEEVAIKLECVKTKHPQLHIESKIYKMMQGGVGIPTIKWCGAEGDYNVMVMELLGPSLEDLFNFCSRKFSLKTVLLLADQMISRIEYIHSKNFIHRDVKPDNFLMGLGKKGNLVYIIDFGLAKKYRDARTHQHIPYRENKNLTGTARYASINTHLGIEQSRRDDLESLGYVLMYFNLGSLPWQGLKAATKRQKYERISEKKMSTPIEVLCKGYPSEFATYLNFCRSLRFDDKPDYSYLRQLFRNLFHRQGFSYDYVFDWNMLKFGASRAAEDAERERREREERLRHTRNPAVRGLPSTASGRLRGTQDVAPPTPLTPTSHAANTSPRPVSGMERERKVSMRLHRGAPVNISSSDLTGRQDTSRMSTSQNSIPFEHHGK; encoded by the exons GAACTGATATCGCTGCTGGAGAGGAGGTTGCAATTAAGTTGGAATGTGTGAAAACCAAACATCCTCAGCTCCACATCGAGAGCAAAATCTACAAAATGATGCAGGGTGGAG TGGGTATTCCCACAATTAAGTGGTGTGGAGCTGAAGGGGACTACAACGTAATGGTGATGGAGCTGTTGGGACCGAGTCTTGAAGATCTCTTCAATTTTTGTTCAAGGAAATTTAGTCTCAAGACAGTCCTATTACTTGCTGACCAAATG ATTAGTCGAATTGAATATATTCACTCTAAGAACTTCATCCACCGAGACGTGAAGCCAGATAACTTCTTAATGGgcctggggaagaaaggcaATCTTGTCTACATAATAGACTTTGGATTAGCAAAGAAGTATCGAGATGCTCGAACTCACCAACATATTCCATATcgtgaaaataaaaacttaacaGGAACTGCCCGTTATGCATCCATCAACACTCATCTCGGAATTG AGCAATCTCGCAGAGATGACTTGGAGTCCTTGGGCTATGTACTGATGTATTTTAACCTGGGCTCCCTCCCCTGGCAGGGACTGAAAGCAGCAACAAAGAGGCAGAAATACGAACGtatcagtgaaaagaaaatgtctacACCCATTGAGGTTTTATGTAAAGGATATCCTT CTGAATTTGCCACATACTTGAATTTCTGCCGTTCTTTGCGTTTTGATGACAAACCAGACTATTCCTATCTGAGGCAATTATTCAGAAACCTCTTCCACCGGCAAGGGTTCTCCTATGACTATGTGTTTGACTGGAACATGCTGAAATTT GGTGcaagcagagcagctgaagaTGCTGAACGTGAAAGAcgagaaagagaggaaagattGAGACATACACGAAATCCAGCTGTGCGTGGATTACCCTCCACTGCTTCTGGCAGGCTGAGAGGAACACAAGATGTAGCTCCTCCTACTCCTCTTACCCCAACTTCACATGCTG CCAACACCTCTCCTCGGCCAGTATCTGGTATGGAACGAGAAAGGAAAGTGAGTATGAGATTGCATCGCGGTGCCCCAGTCAATATCTCGTCGTCTGACTTAACAGGCCGGCAAGATACCTCTCGCATGTCAACTTCGCAG AATAGCATTCCTTTCGAACACCATGGCAAGTAG
- the SLC16A3 gene encoding monocarboxylate transporter 4 → MGAVVADDGPSGVKAPDGGWGWAVLFGCFIITGFSYAFPKAVSVFFKELIREFGIGYSDTAWISSILLAMLYGTGPLCSVCVNRFGCRPVMLVGGLFASMGMVIASFCTSIVQIYLTAGVITGLGLALNFQPSLIMLNRYFDKRRPLANGLSAAGSPVFLCALSPLGQILQHEYGWRGGFLILGGMLLNCCVCGALMRPLEPPKKSEATKEPAEKKVKKKLLDFSVFKDGGFVIYTLAASIMVLGLFVPPVFVVSYAKDLGYQDTKAAFLLTILGFIDIFARPICGMVAGLKWVRPRCVYLFSFAMIFNGFTDLMGSMSIDYGGLVVFCIFFGISYGMVGALQFEVLMAIVGTQKFSSAIGLVLLAEAMAVLIGPPSAGKLLDATGRYMFVFIIAGIEVTTSALVLALGNFFCIKKKSEEPHTKEEAAEREELNKSEDKTPEDAKVDSIEVEQFLKDEPEKNGEVVTNPETCV, encoded by the exons ATGGGAGCTGTAGTAGCTGATGATGGTCCATCTGGTGTTAAAGCCCCTGAcggaggctggggctgggctgtccTTTTTGGCTGTTTTATCATCACAGGATTCTCCTATGCCTTTCCTAAGGCAGTTAGTGTCTTCTTTAAAGAACTTATCCGGGAATTTGGCATTGGATATAGTGACACTGCATGGATTTCCTCCATTCTGTTGGCCATGCTTTATGGAACAG GTCCACTCTGCAGTGTATGTGTCAATCGCTTTGGCTGTCGCCCTGTCATGCTGGTGGGTGGCCTTTTTGCCTCAATGGGGATGGTGATAGCCTCCTTCTGCACGAGCATCGTTCAGATCTATCTAACTGCAGGTGTGATTACTG GTTTGGGTCTGGCACTAAACTTTCAGCCTTCACTCATCATGTTAAACCGCTACTTTGACAAACGCCGGCCCTTAGCCAATGGACTATCCGCTGCTGGGAGTCCAGTGTTTCTTTGTGCTCTCTCACCGTTGGGGCAGATACTACAACATGAGTATGGTTGGAGAGGAGGATTCCTTATACTGGGTGGGATGCTGCTCAACTGCTGTGTATGTGGAGCATTAATGAGACCTTTGGAGCCACCCAAAAAGTCTGAAGCTACCAAAGAACCAGCTgagaagaaagtgaagaaaaaacttCTGGATTTCAGTGTGTTTAAAGATGGTGGTTTTGTAATCTACACGCTAGCAGCATCTATCATGGTGCTTGGCCTCTTTGTTCCCCCAGTTTTTGTTGTGAGTTATGCCAAAGATTTAGGGTATCAAGACaccaaagcagcttttcttctgactaTTCTGGGATTCATTGATATCTTTGCTCGGCCTATTTGTGGAATGGTAGCTGGTCTTAAATGGGTTAGACCACGCTGTGTCTACCTCTTCAGTTTTGCTATGATTTTCAATGGCTTTACAGATCTCATGGGTTCCATGTCTATTGATTATGGTGGCCTGGTggtcttttgcattttctttggcaTTTCTTATGGAATGGTAGGTGCTCTTCAGTTTGAAGTTCTCATGGCTATTGTTGGTACTCAGAAGTTTTCCAGTGCTATCGGTTTAGTGCTCCTGGCAGAAGCTATGGCTGTTCTAATTGGTCCACCATCAGCGG gaaaactcTTGGATGCAACAGGGAGGTACATGTTTGTGTTTATTATTGCTGGAATTGAAGTTACCACCTCGGCACTTGTATTGGCCTTGGgaaatttcttctgcattaagaaaaaatcagaagaacCACATACaaaagaagaagcagcagaaagagaggaatTAAACAAATCTGAAGACAAAACTCCTGAAGATGCCAAGGTGGACTCTATTGAAGTGGAGCAGTTTCTGAAAGATGAGCCTGAAAAAAATGGCGAAGTAGTAACTAACCCAGAAACGTGTGTGTGA